Proteins encoded in a region of the Sugiyamaella lignohabitans strain CBS 10342 chromosome B, complete sequence genome:
- the SDO1 gene encoding guanine nucleotide exchange factor SDO1 has product MLTSGSSSHNSHSNIDREKDLDEVLQIPQVFVHVSKGQVANNEDLKAAFGTTDQNVIIQEILKKGELQVGGKEREALSNQMHAEIIQLIAAKCVNPGTKRPYPTSIIDKALSESNFNMVPNKSAKIQALDAIKLLMQSNIIPIVRARMKVLIRVDSSKDAKKFSDKVKALTAEIDDEDWSGKWELTAFIDPGNFRILDELIQKETKGRGSVEVLDTAVVKEGDQDL; this is encoded by the coding sequence ATGCTAACGAGTGGAAGTTCCTCACATAATAGTCATTCTAACATAGACAGGGAGAAGGATCTCGATGAAGTCTTACAAATTCCTCAGGTATTCGTTCATGTTTCCAAGGGCCAAGTTGCCAACAACGAAGATTTGAAAGCTGCGTTTGGTACCACTGATCAAAATGTTATTATTCAGGAGATACTTAAGAAGGGAGAACTACAGGTCGGTGGCAAGGAGCGAGAGGCCTTGTCCAACCAGATGCATGCTGAAATTATTCAACTTATAGCTGCTAAATGTGTGAATCCTGGCACGAAACGTCCATATCCTACTTCAATCATTGACAAGGCACTATCTGAGAGTAATTTTAACATGGTTCCTAATAAATCTGCCAAAATCCAGGCCCTAGACGCAATTAAACTCCTGATGCAAAGTAATATTATCCCTATTGTACGAGCGAGAATGAAGGTCCTAATTCGAGTAGATTCGTCAAAGGATGCAAAGAAATTTTCGGACAAAGTTAAAGCTCTGACAGCGGAAATAGATGATGAGGATTGGTCTGGTAAGTGGGAACTTACTGCGTTTATTGATCCAGGTAATTTCAGAATACTTGATGAACTCatacaaaaagaaacaaaaggcAGAGGCTCTGTCGAAGTACTTGACACTGCCGTTGTCAAAGAGGGTGATCAGGATCTATAa